The window TCACCGGAGGGGTTCACGGCCTGGCCGCCGGCTCCCCTCGTTTGAAGGTTACTATCGTCACACCATCCCCGCCCTCGGAGGCATCCGCCGGCTGAAACTCCAGGAGATGGCGGTAGCCCTGGAGAAATTCCCGCACCGCCTGGCGCAGTGCACCGGTTCCTTTGCCGTGGATGATGCGCGCCCAGGGCAAATTGGCCAGCAGTGCGGCGTCCAGGTACCGTTCCAGCGCCTCCAGCGCGTCCTCCGCCCGCATGCCGCGCAGGTCCAGCTCGGTCGGCGGGCGCGGCCGCTCCAGGTCGAACGAAATGGAAGGCGCCGGCTCTTGTGCCGGCGCGGCCTGCCGGCGCACCCGCACCTGACGGGCCGGCAGGCGCAGGCGCAGGGAGCCGGCCTGCAGTTCCACCTCGTCGCCGGCGACGCCCGTCACCTCTCCTTCCACGGAAAGCCCCTCGATCCAGACCCGGTCCCCCACCTGCGGGGGCACCCAGGGCCCGACCTCTTCCGCGGGGGCTTGCGGGCTGCGCACCGGCGCCCAGGCTTCCTCCAGCGCCTCGACTTCCTGGGAGAGCGTCCGCACTGCCGGCGCGGCCGGCGCCTGCCGCAGGGCGCGGCGCGCTTCCTCTGCTTCGGCGCGCAGGCGTTCGATCTCCTGGCGCAGTTCTGCCAGCTCTTGACGCGCCTGCTCGCGCGCCTCGGCCAGCACCTGCCGGCGAGCCTCTTCGATGGCTGCCAGCTTCTGACGAAGCTCATCGCGCAGCCGTTCCGCTTCCTGTCGGGCGGCCTGCGCCAGCTCCAGCTCGCGGCGCGCCTGCTGTTGGGTGGTCTTGAGATGGTTCAGCAGGGATTCGGCCTGAAGCGCCTCGGCGGAGACGCGGCGGGTGGCGTCGGCGATAATGCTCTCGTCCAGGCCCAGCCGGCGGGCGATGGCCAGCGCGTTCGAGCGCCCCGGGAGCCCGATGGTCAGCTCATAGGTCGGGCGCAGGGTCTCCGGGTCGAATTCGACGCTGGCGTTCTGCACGCCGGGCGCGCTGTGGGCGTAAATCTTCAGCTCCGAGTAATGGGTGGTGGCGAAGGTGGTGATACCCCGCGCCACCAGGTGCGAGAGGATGGCCTGGGCCAGGGCGGAGCCTTCTTCCGGGTCGGTGCCGGCGCCCAGCTCATCCAGCACCACCAGTGAGTGGGAGGTCGCCCGCCGCAAGATATCCACGATGTTGTTCATGTGGGAAGAGAAAGTGGACAGGCTCTGCTCGATGGACTGCTCATCCCCGATATCGGCATATATGCCGTCGAACACGGAGAGCCGCGCCCCTTCGGCGGCGGGGATGGCCATGCCGGCCTGTGCCATGGCGGCCAGGAGGCCCACCGTCTTGAGCGCTACGGTCTTGCCGCCGGTATTGGGGCCGGTGATGACCAGCACGAAGTAATCGGGGCCGAGCCGCACGTCAATGGGCACTACCGTCTGCGGGTCCAGCAGGGGATGGCGCGCCCGGGGCAGTACGATGACGCTCCCCGGGTGGATGACATTGGGGTCGCCGGCCACCGGATGCGGCTTCTCGAACGGCACCAGCTCCGGCGAGACAGCGCGCAGATCCTGGGCATACTTGGCCTTGGCGAAAATCAGGTCCAGCTCGGCCAGTATCCCCACGGTGCGCTCGATGAACGGCGCTTCCTGCGCGATCAGCATGGACAGATTGGCCAGGATGCGGCGGATCTCCGCCTGTTCCGCCAACTGCAGTTCGCGCCACTCGTTGTTCAGCTCCACCGTGGTCAGCGGTTCGATGAAGAGCGTGGCGCCGCTGGCGGACTGGTCATGGATGATGCCCGGGATGCGCCCCTTGAACTCGGCTTTGAGTGGGATGACATAGCGCCCGTTGCGCTGGGTGATGATGGGTTCCTGGAGGTAGCCGGCGCTCTCCGCCGAGTGGATCAGCCGGTTGAGCTGGCGCAGGACCCGCTCGTGCGCCTCGCGCAGGGCGGCGCGGATTTGCGCCAGCATGGGGCTGGCGCTGTCGCGTATCTCGCCGGCCTCGTCCATACAGCGGTTGATCTCGGCGACCACGTGGGCGCAGTCCTCGATGCGCTGGGCCAGGCCGGCCAAGTGGGGCGCCAGGGCCACCTGCCGGCCCAGGCTCTGCCGCAGGGAGCGCGCGCTGGCAAGGGTGGCGCGGATTTCCAGGAAGTCCTCCGGCTGGAGGCTGATGCCGCGC of the Anaerolineae bacterium genome contains:
- a CDS encoding endonuclease MutS2, whose translation is MEDRYLDILEFPKILERLAAYADFSAGQALARALRPTADLEEARRRQQETAEAMRLLSAGMTLSVGGARDIRPLLDECKRGISLQPEDFLEIRATLASARSLRQSLGRQVALAPHLAGLAQRIEDCAHVVAEINRCMDEAGEIRDSASPMLAQIRAALREAHERVLRQLNRLIHSAESAGYLQEPIITQRNGRYVIPLKAEFKGRIPGIIHDQSASGATLFIEPLTTVELNNEWRELQLAEQAEIRRILANLSMLIAQEAPFIERTVGILAELDLIFAKAKYAQDLRAVSPELVPFEKPHPVAGDPNVIHPGSVIVLPRARHPLLDPQTVVPIDVRLGPDYFVLVITGPNTGGKTVALKTVGLLAAMAQAGMAIPAAEGARLSVFDGIYADIGDEQSIEQSLSTFSSHMNNIVDILRRATSHSLVVLDELGAGTDPEEGSALAQAILSHLVARGITTFATTHYSELKIYAHSAPGVQNASVEFDPETLRPTYELTIGLPGRSNALAIARRLGLDESIIADATRRVSAEALQAESLLNHLKTTQQQARRELELAQAARQEAERLRDELRQKLAAIEEARRQVLAEAREQARQELAELRQEIERLRAEAEEARRALRQAPAAPAVRTLSQEVEALEEAWAPVRSPQAPAEEVGPWVPPQVGDRVWIEGLSVEGEVTGVAGDEVELQAGSLRLRLPARQVRVRRQAAPAQEPAPSISFDLERPRPPTELDLRGMRAEDALEALERYLDAALLANLPWARIIHGKGTGALRQAVREFLQGYRHLLEFQPADASEGGDGVTIVTFKRGEPAARP